The following are encoded together in the Vigna unguiculata cultivar IT97K-499-35 chromosome 2, ASM411807v1, whole genome shotgun sequence genome:
- the LOC114174623 gene encoding calcium-transporting ATPase 7, plasma membrane-type-like, with protein MKKMMRDNAMVRRISACETMGSATTICTDKTGTLTMNEMKVSEVWVGKKLIAEGGYLAPGLVQSLKEGIGLNTTGSVYQPQEISLPEISGSPTEKALLSWAVMDLGMDIDEVKQHCEIIHVETFNSEKKRSGVLIREKRGSNMVHTHWKGAAEMILAMCSNYHDNTGEIMIMGDEERAQIGNIVKNMATKSLRCIAFAQKSSNEKVCEKLEETELTLLGILGLKDPCRPGVEAAVESCKNAGVKIKMITGDNVHTAKMFAGTERLSWGQWGVCVAIGALSWPIGLLVKCIPGRPSK; from the coding sequence atgaagaaaatgatgagGGATAATGCCATGGTTAGGAGAATCTCTGCTTGTGAGACAATGGGGTCGGCAACAACGATCTGCACTGATAAAACTGGTACTCTTACAATGAATGAGATGAAGGTGAGTGAGGTTTGGGTGGGAAAAAAGCTAATAGCAGAAGGTGGGTATTTGGCGCCGGGTTTAGTCCAATCATTGAAGGAAGGAATTGGGCTGAATACCACTGGAAGTGTTTACCAACCCCAAGAAATTTCTCTGCCTGAAATCTCAGGTAGTCCTACTGAGAAAGCGTTGCTTTCTTGGGCGGTGATGGATTTGGGgatggacattgatgaagtgaAGCAGCATTGTGAGATAATTCACGTGGAGACGTTTAACTCTGAGAAGAAGAGAAGTGGGGTTCTGATAAGGGAGAAGAGAGGAAGCAACATGGTGCATACACACTGGAAAGGTGCTGCTGAGATGATATTGGCAATGTGTTCAAATTACCATGACAACACAGGGGAAATCATGATCATGGGTGATGAAGAACGAGCACAAATTGGGAACATTGTGAAGAACATGGCTACAAAGAGTTTGCGATGCATTGCCTTTGCCCAAAAGAGTTCCAACGAGAAGGTCTGTGAAAAGCTTGAAGAGACAGAACTAACACTGTTGGGAATACTTGGATTGAAAGACCCTTGTAGGCCTGGAGTGGAAGCAGCAGTTGAATCATGCAAAAATGCTGGAGTGAAGATCAAGATGATCACGGGAGATAATGTGCACACAGCGAAGATGTTTGCGGGCACTGAGAGATTGAGTTGGGGCCAATGGGGTGTTTGTGTTGCCATTGGAGCTTTGTCTTGGCCAATTGGCCTGCTTGTGAAGTGTATCCCTGGCCGTCCCAGCAAGTAG
- the LOC114173674 gene encoding aminopeptidase P1, producing MADTLSGLRSLMATHSPPLDALVVPSEDYHQSEYVSARDKRREFVSGFTGSAGLALVTKNEALLWTDGRYFLQASQELSAQWKLMRIGEDPAVDIWIADNLPKEAFIGVDPWCISIDTAQRWERAFSEKHQKLVQTTKNLVDEVWINRPQAEINAVIVHPLKFAGRSVADKLKDLRKRLLQEQARGIIFTALDEVAWLYNIRGSDVAYCPVVHAFAIVTANSAFIYVDKRKVSVEVQAHLVENEIEIRDYTAVSSDVTLLATDDLDTVSTVKRVNGGHQAEKNSNNLIWADSGSCCYALYAKLNPDTVLLQQSPLALAKALKNPVELDGLKKAHIRDGAAVVQYLVWLDKKMQDVYGASGYFLEKESAKKEKQLQSLKLTEVTVSDQLESFRASKENFKGLSFPTISSVGPNAAIIHYGPKAEACAELDPDKIYLFDSGAQYLDGTTDITRTVHFGKPSTHEKACYTAVLKGHIALGNARFPNGTNGHALDILARIPLWKDGLDYRHGTGHGIGSYLNVHEGPHLISFRPQARNVPLQSSMTVTDEPGYYEDGEFGIRLENVLIVKEADTKFNFGDKGYLSFEHITWAPYQSKLIDLKLLSPEEINWVNSYHSTCRDILAPYLDEVEKGWLKKATEPIGA from the exons ATGGCAGACACACTTTCTGGGTTGAGGTCTTTGATGGCTACTCACTCTCCTCCACTCGATGCCTTAGTTGTACCTTCTGAAGATTATCACCAG AGCGAATACGTATCTGCACGAGACAAGCGCCGCGAATTCGTTTCCGGCTTCACTGGAAGCGCTG GCTTAGCACTTGTAACAAAGAATGAAGCGCTGCTTTGGACGGATGGGAGATATTTTTTGCAGGCTAGCCAAGAGCTTAGTGCTCAGTGGAAACTAATGCGTATTGGTGAAGATCCTGCTGTAGATATCTGGATAGCTGAT AACTTGCCAAAAGAGGCATTTATTGGGGTTGACCCTTGGTGCATTTCAATTGATACTGCTCAAAGATGGGAGCGAGCTTTTTCCGAAAAACATCAGAAGCTAGTTCAAACCACAAAAAATTTGGTAGATGAAGTTTGGATAAATCGACCGCAGGCAGAGATTAATGCTGTTATTGTACATCCACTGAAATTCGCAGGTCGCTCTGTTGCAGATAAGTTAAAAGATTTGAGAAAAAGGCTTCTGCAGGAGCAAGCCCGCGGTATAATTTTCACAGCACTTGATGAA GTTGCGTGGTTGTATAATATTCGTGGAAGTGATGTGGCTTACTGTCCTGTTGTTCATGCATTTGCTATTGTGACAGCCAATTCTGCTTTCATTTATGTGGACAAGCGAAAGGTTTCCGTTGAG GTTCAAGCTCATTTAGTGgagaatgaaattgaaattcgaGACTATACAGCTGTAAGCTCTGATGTGACGTTGCTTGCAACTGATGATCTTGATACTGTATCTACGGTCAAGAGAGTAAATGGTGGACATCAAGCAGAAAAAAATAGCAACAACCTCATATGGGCTGATTCTGGTTCATGCTGTTACGCACTGTATGCAAAGTTGAACCCTGATACAGTTCTGTTGCAGCAATCACCTTTGGCCCTTGCAAAAGCTTTAAAG AACCCGGTGGAATTGGATGGGTTAAAAAAGGCACATATTCGCGATGGTGCAGCGGTCGTGCAATATCTTGTCTGGCTGGATAAGAAG ATGCAGGATGTTTATGGAGCTTCTGGGTACTTTTTGGAAAAGGAATCTGCAAAAAAGGAGAAGCAGCT GCAGTCCTTGAAATTGACTGAGGTGACTGTAAGTGACCAGCTTGAAAGTTTCCGAGCATCCAAAGAG AATTTCAAAGGATTGAGTTTCCCCACTATTTCGTCTGTTGGCCCAAATGCAGCTATCATTCATTATGGTCCAAAGGCTGAAGCATGTGCTGAACTTGATCCAGACAAAATTTATCTCTTTGATTCTGGAGCCCAG TATCTAGATGGAACAACAGATATTACACGAACAGTTCATTTTGGCAAACCTTCAACTCATGAAAAAGCATGTTATACAGCT GTCCTAAAGGGTCACATTGCTCTTGGAAATGCTAGATTTCCTAATGGGACTAATG ggCATGCTCTTGACATTCTTGCCCGAATTCCTTTGTGGAAAGATGGTCTTGATTATCGACACGGTACTGGTCATGGAATTGGGTCCTATCTCAATGTTCACGAAG GACCTCACCTGATCAGTTTCAGACCACAGGCTCGAAATGTACCGTTGCAATCTTCCATGACTGTTACAGATG AACCTGGTTACTACGAGGATGGAGAGTTTGGAATAAGATTGGAGAATGTGCTTATTGTCAAAGAGGCTGatacaaaattcaattttggTGATAAAGGTTACTTATCTTTTGAGCACATTACCTGG GCACCATATCAATCGAAGTTGATTGACCTGAAACTTTTAAGTCCTGAGGAGATTAATTGGGTGAACTCGTATCACTCCACATGTAGAGATATTCTAGCGCCATATTTGGATGAAGTTGAAAAAGGTTGGCTGAAGAAAGCTACTGAACCAATAGGTGCATGA
- the LOC114173057 gene encoding homeobox-leucine zipper protein ATHB-40, whose product MNHRTFQDNMMFMSQLYPADAPYTQIIAQQGESKKPKRRRSKKNKGGENGASEANRKRKLSAEQVNLLEQNFGNEHKLESERKDRLALELGLDPRQVAVWFQNRRARWKNKKLEEEYSNLKKSHEANLLEKCRLETEVLKLKDQLCEAEKEIQRLVESGERVPSNSASSSQSQSQSMEAVDPALFGVFGVDGYDDDVFYAPETHCINALEWINLYM is encoded by the exons ATGAATCATCGAACTTTCCAAGACAACATGATGTTCATGTCTCAGTTATACCCCGCCGATGCACCATACACTCAAATAATTGCTCAACAAG GGGAGAGCAAGAAGCCGAAACGCCGTCGTAGTAAGAAGAACAAAGGAGGAGAGAACGGTGCCTCCGAAGCCAACAGGAAGAGGAAGCTCAGTGCGGAGCAGGTTAATCTACTTGAGCAGAACTTCGGAAATGAGCATAAACTTGAGTCTGAGAGGAAAGACAGGCTCGCATTGGAGCTTGGTCTGGACCCTCGACAAGTCGCAGTGTGGTTTCAAAACAGAAGAGCTCGCTGGAAGAACAAAAAACTAGAAGAAGAGTACTCAAACCTTAAAAAATCCCATGAAGCCAACTTGCTCGAGAAATGTCGATTGGAGACCGag GTATTGAAGCTGAAAGATCAACTTTGTGAGGCGGAGAAGGAGATTCAGAGGCTGGTGGAGAGTGGTGAAAGAGTTCCGAGTAACAGCGCAAGCTCGTCGCAGTCACAATCACAATCTATGGAAGCGGTGGACCCAGCATTGTTTGGGGTGTTCGGAGTTGATGGATATGATGATGATGTGTTTTACGCGCCCGAGACTCACTGCATCAACGCCTTGGAATGGATTAATCTGTATATGTAA
- the LOC114169829 gene encoding probable NAD(P)H dehydrogenase (quinone) FQR1-like 1, whose translation MGKGAGCFPSKNRPPPVADHSPTPSAQPPSLPPNARASQPDAPPREDTARSSSLPRDAKLKIFIVFYSMYGHVEGLAKRLKRGVDGVEGVEGVLYRVPETLPIEVLNQMRAPPKDDSIPEIAPEDLEAADGLLFGFPTRYGAMASQMKAFFDSTGNLWKGQKLAGKPAGFFVSTGTQGGGQETTAWTAITQLAHHGMLFVPIGYTFGPGMFNMEFIRGGSPYGAGVFAGDGTREPSETELALAEHQGKYMAVVVKRLAKS comes from the exons ATGGGTAAAGGTGCCGGTTGTTTTCCCAGCAAGAATAGGCCACCGCCGGTTGCCGACCACTCTCCTACTCCCTCCGCCCAGCCTCCCTCGCTACCGCCCAACGCCCGCGCGAGTCAACCCGACGCGCCACCACGGGAAGACACTGCGCGTTCGTCGTCGCTCCCCAGGGATGCGAAATTGAAGATCTTCATCGTCTTCTATTCGATGTACGGACACGTGGAGGGGCTGGCGAAGAGGTTGAAGCGAGGCGTCGATGGCGTGGAAGGTGTGGAAGGGGTTTTGTATAGGGTTCCGGAGACATTGCCGATTGAGGTGCTGAATCAGATGCGGGCGCCGCCAAAAGACGACTCCATACCGGAGATTGCGCCTGAGGATTTGGAGGCGGCGGATGGGTTGCTGTTTGGGTTTCCGACGAGGTATGGCGCCATGGCTTCGCAGATGAAGGCTTTCTTTGACTCCACTGGGAATTTGTGGAAGGGGCAGAAGCTTGCCGGGAAACCCGCAGGGTTCTTTGTCAGCACTGGGACTCAAGGAGGAGGCCAAGAAACTACTgc TTGGACGGCAATCACTCAGCTGGCACATCATGGAATGCTTTTTGTTCCGATTGGATATACATTTGGACCAGGAATGTTCAACATGGAATTCATCAGAGGTGGTTCTCCATATGGTGCTGGAGTGTTTGCCGGTGATGGCACAAGAGAGCCAAGTGAAACAGAGCTAGCTCTTGCAGAGCATCAGGGCAAGTATATGGCTGTTGTAGTGAAGAGGCTGGCCAAGTCATGA